In the genome of Geotrypetes seraphini chromosome 16, aGeoSer1.1, whole genome shotgun sequence, one region contains:
- the LOC117349728 gene encoding olfactory receptor 1F1-like, translating to MAYDRYVAICHPLHYALIMNKKICSSLIATSWIAAALSAIPLDVSVSQLSFCSFSEINHFFCDLNALIKLSCSDVTSLEVLILMEGIFEAVLPFILILVSYIYIIKSILKIQSTESRSKAFSTCSSHLIVVILFYVTLSCMYMRPPSLYSPGLDKLFSFLYTVFIPMLNPIIYSLRNQEVKNALKKVIFGKP from the coding sequence ATGGCCTATGATCGCTATGTGGCAATCTGCCACCCTCTGCACTATGCACTCATAATGAATAAGAAAATATGCAGCTCACTCATTGCTACTTCATGGATAGCGGCTGCTCTGAGTGCAATTCCTTTAGATGTTTCAGTATCTCAGTTATCTTTCTGCAGCTTCAGTGAAATTAACCATTTCTTCTGCGACCTCAATGCATTGATCAAGCTCTCCTGTAGTGATGTGACCAGCCTTGAAGTTCTGATACTTATGGAAGGGATCTTTGAGGCAGTCCTTCCATTTATATTAATCCTAGTATCATATATCTACATAATCAAATCTATCCTTAAAATCCAATCTACAGAAAGCAGAAgcaaagccttctccacctgttcCTCCCATCTCATTGTGGTTATTCTATTTTACGTGACTTTGAGTTGTATGTATATGAGACCACCTTCTTTGTACTCACCAGGCTTAGACAAACTGTTCTCCTTTCTCTATACAGTTTTTATTCCGATGTTAAACCCCATAATTTATAGTTTGAGAAATCAGGAAGTAAAAAATGCCCTGAAAAAAGTCATATTTGGGAAGCCCTAA